Proteins from one Coffea arabica cultivar ET-39 chromosome 8c, Coffea Arabica ET-39 HiFi, whole genome shotgun sequence genomic window:
- the LOC113703886 gene encoding glutamate--cysteine ligase, chloroplastic: MALMSQAGPSYCVQPEIVRCKAGHSVVYSLTGSMEGSKVKDVCFGFRFSSSNLSKQRRSYGPGESKRRHQVIVAASPPTEDAVVAAEPLTKEDLVGYLASGCKPKEKWRIGTEHEKFGFEFGTLRPMKYEQIAELLNSISERFDWDKIMEGENIIGLKQGKQSISLEPGGQFELSGAPLETLHQTCAEVNSHLYQVKAVAEEMGIGFLGIGFQPKWGLNDIPIMPKGRYEIMRNYMPKVGSLGLDMMFRTCTVQVNLDFSSEADMIRKFRAGLALQPIATALFANSPFTEGKPNGYLSMRSQIWTDTDNNRAGMLPFVFDDSFGFEQYVEYALDVPMYFVYRKKEYVNCAGMSFRDFMAGKLPSIPGEYPSLNDWENHLTTIFPEVRLKRYLEMRGADGGPWRRLCALPAFWVGLLYDEISLQSVLDMTADWTAEERQMLRNKVPKSGLNTPFRDGLLKHVAQDVVKLAKDGLERRGFKETGFLNEVAEVVKTGVTPAERLLELYHGKWGQSVDPVFEELLY, from the exons ATGGCACTAATGTCACAGGCTGGTCCATCATACTGCGTTCAGCCTGAGATCGTAAGATGTAAAGCTGGACACAGTGTGGTTTATAGCCTAACCGGCAGCATGGAGGGGTCTAAAGTTAAGGATGTTTGTTTTGGTTTCCGTTTCTCTTCGTCAAATTTGTCAAAGCAGCGAAGGAGTTATGGTCCTGGAGAGAGTAAAAGGAGACACCAGGTGATTGTTGCTGCAAGCCCTCCTACAGAGGATGCTGTTGTTGCTGCAGAGCCACTGACAAAGGAAGATCTTGTAGGGTACCTGGCTTCCGGATGCAAGCCTAAGGAGAAATGGAG AATCGGCACTGAACATGAAAAGTTTGGTTTTGAGTTTGGGACTCTCCGACCAATGAAATATGAACAAATTGCGGAGTTGCTTAATAGTATTTCTGAGAGATTTGACTGGGACAAAATAATGGAGGGTGAGAACATTATTGGTCTGAAACAG GGAAAGCAAAGCATATCACTGGAGCCTGGTGGCCAATTTGAGTTAAGTGGTGCACCGCTTGAAACACTGCATCAAACTTGTGCAGAGGTTAATTCACATCTTTACCAG GTCAAAGCTGTTGCAGAGGAGATGGGCATTGGATTTCTAGGAATTGGTTTCCAACCCAAATGGGGATTAAACGACATACCTATAATGCCGAAG GGGAGATATGAAATTATGAGAAATTACATGCCTAAAGTTGGCTCACTGGGGCTTGACATGATGTTCAGAACGTGTACTGTTCAG GTGAATCTGGACTTCAGTTCTGAAGCTGACATGATAAGAAAATTCCGAGCTGGTCTTGCACTGCAGCCT ATTGCTACAGCTTTATTTGCAAATTCACCGTTCACTGAAGGAAAACCAAATGGATATCTTAGCATGCGAAG CCAAATTTGGACAGATACAGATAATAATCGTGCAGGCATGCTTCCCTTTGTCTTCGATGACTCTTTTGG GTTTGAGCAATATGTAGAATATGCTCTTGATGTGCCAATGTATTTTGTGTATCGGAAAAAGGAGTATGTCAACTGTGCTGGAATGTCATTCCGG GATTTTATGGCAGGAAAACTTCCTTCTATTCCTGGTGAATATCCGAGCCTGAATGACTGGGAGAATCATCTCACAACAATATTTCCTGAG GTGAGGCTTAAGAGATATTTGGAGATGAGAGGTGCTGATGGAGGACCTTGGAGGAGGCTATGTGCGCTGCCTGCATTCTGG GTGGGCCTTCTATATgatgaaatttctcttcaaagtgTTCTGGACATGACAGCTGATTGGACGGCAGAAGAAAGACAAATGCTCAGGAATAAG GTACCAAAGAGCGGTTTGAATACACCATTCCGGGATGGGCTGCTGAAGCATGTGGCACAAGACGTGGTAAAgttggctaag GATGGTTTAGAGAGGAGAGGCTTTAAGGAAACAGGATTTTTGAATGAAGTTGCTGAAGTTGTGAAAACAG GTGTAACACCTGCAGAGAGGCTCCTGGAGTTGTACCATGGGAAGTGGGGGCAAAGTGTAGATCCTGTTTTCGAGGAGCTGCTCTACTGA